Proteins from a single region of Phycisphaeraceae bacterium D3-23:
- a CDS encoding AraC family transcriptional regulator: MHNFPSTAQADAHIDALHLYRLWDAEEDRHYAHTRRWPTWDGDQHTSTITPDHTALVAIRTPAGQGTITTEAGQTHTLGPNTLLVLPWADLDTWHTADDHWRLWWFEFFMREPEHVQPYTPLHLPYTDAEDARIKTIQRELRRPDPARQRLASAHFAALLYSYAAQHTPADRPADQRIERVINAMHDRVHENLSVAQLASIANLTPRAFADAFERATGSPPKRYHHTLRLETARSLLMTGRFTVQRVADHLNFSSPFHLSRAYKKHFGHPPSQAH; the protein is encoded by the coding sequence ATGCACAATTTCCCCTCCACCGCACAAGCCGACGCCCATATCGACGCCCTCCACCTCTACCGCCTCTGGGACGCCGAGGAAGACCGCCACTACGCCCACACCCGCCGCTGGCCCACGTGGGACGGCGACCAACACACCAGCACCATCACACCCGACCACACCGCACTCGTCGCCATCCGCACCCCCGCCGGCCAAGGCACGATCACTACCGAAGCCGGCCAGACCCACACCCTCGGCCCCAACACCCTCCTCGTCCTCCCCTGGGCCGACCTCGACACCTGGCACACCGCCGATGACCACTGGCGGCTGTGGTGGTTCGAGTTCTTCATGCGCGAGCCCGAGCACGTCCAGCCCTACACCCCGCTCCACCTCCCCTACACCGACGCCGAGGACGCCCGCATCAAAACCATCCAGCGCGAGCTCCGCCGGCCCGACCCCGCACGCCAGCGCCTCGCCTCCGCCCACTTCGCCGCCCTGCTCTATAGCTACGCCGCGCAACACACCCCCGCCGACCGCCCCGCCGACCAGCGCATCGAACGCGTCATCAACGCCATGCACGACCGCGTCCACGAAAACCTCAGCGTCGCCCAGCTCGCAAGCATCGCCAACCTCACCCCCCGCGCCTTCGCCGACGCCTTCGAACGCGCCACCGGCTCACCCCCCAAACGCTACCACCACACCCTCCGCCTCGAAACCGCCCGCTCCCTCCTCATGACCGGCCGCTTCACCGTCCAGCGCGTCGCCGACCACCTCAACTTCTCCAGCCCCTTCCACCTCTCCCGCGCCTACAAAAAACACTTCGGCCACCCGCCTTCGCAGGCGCACTAA
- a CDS encoding DUF1553 domain-containing protein produces the protein MSTRKTKWTTTAGWLAGLAMMGGAVAWASALWAPADTPDDEAELVRVATGSGHWQWDVFSPATPRVSAAPGSGGEGEVDFSRDVLPILSNSCYLCHGPDQESEEAQDAGFRLDVREEALAFEAIVPGDPEASIMMDVITSSRSSRLMPPPESHKPRLTEAQVETLRRWIEQGAAYTDHWAFVPPVSPALPEVSDDDWCRNGIDRFVLARLDGEGMSPSREADKRRLIRRVYLDLIGLPPTPAQVEAFVNDESPDAYGRVVDGLLASGHFGEHWARQWLDKARYADSKGFEADRARVMWRYRDWVIDAYNNDMPFDVFTREQIAGDLLDDPTLDQLIATGFHRNTKVNDEGGTDDEEFRSAAIIDRTNTTMEVWMGLTAGCAQCHTHKYDPLYHQEYYELYAFFNQTADADRNDEQPKIPAPTVEQATRIATLEAEIDAMRSGLVEPGGALAAGQHGWERQALEQSTQWHPLTVESADSAGGATLSRQPDGSVLVTGENPETDVYTVRALTDRVGITAVRIEALADDRLPGPGPGRTPHGNFVLSQVELAAEPVGETSAPVGRYVRVELDGEERILSLAEVEVFVGEENVAVGAKATQSSTAFAGPAFHAVDGDTDGDFENMSVTHTAIEADPWWEVELDAVQAIDRIVLHNRVGANLPQRLSGARVSVLDAEHHVVWQTTIPQATAQPMSLATSGPVRVTLQNPSATFEQDDWPIAKAIDGDLGAASGWAVGPRQGEDHAAVFEASADLGMDGGTALTFTLHQTHGTQHTLGRFRISVTDAPRPVRLMPAEIGAILATARDERTAEQAQKLTAYYIAVAPEAEAFRQELAVMERELQQLRGRVPTALVMRELAEGQQRTTLLFLGGSFLAPDTERGPLSPSTPAFLHGYPEGAPNNRLGLAQWLTSPDNPLTARVQVNRVWEEFFGTGLVETTNDFGFQGSYPSHPDLLDYLAVQYQTDMQWSTKQLIRMIVMSATYRQTSAVDAERLERDAYNRLLSRGPRMRLNAEQIRDQALAVAGLLHHEIGGPSVLPYVPDGLLPQAFDSFVQQTSSGDTAIYRRGLYTAWRRTGHYPSFAAFDAPDRSVCTIKRSQTNTPLQALVTLNDPVYIEAAQALGRRLIEEQGGDLDARLRRGFNLALARDASPEEAAILRNVYDAALAEYQDAPDEAMQMATDPRGPLPDGVDPADAAAMTVVCNVILNLDEFLNKP, from the coding sequence ATGAGCACACGTAAGACGAAGTGGACGACGACGGCCGGCTGGCTTGCGGGGCTCGCGATGATGGGCGGGGCAGTGGCCTGGGCGAGTGCGCTCTGGGCCCCGGCGGATACACCTGATGATGAGGCCGAGTTGGTGCGGGTGGCGACGGGGTCCGGGCATTGGCAGTGGGACGTTTTTTCGCCCGCGACGCCGCGTGTCTCGGCCGCGCCTGGTTCCGGGGGCGAGGGCGAGGTCGACTTCTCGCGGGATGTGCTGCCGATCTTGTCGAACTCGTGCTACCTGTGTCATGGCCCCGACCAGGAATCGGAGGAGGCGCAGGACGCGGGGTTCCGGCTGGATGTGCGTGAGGAGGCGTTGGCGTTTGAGGCGATCGTGCCGGGCGATCCCGAGGCGTCGATCATGATGGATGTGATTACATCGTCGCGGTCGTCGCGCTTGATGCCGCCGCCCGAGTCGCACAAGCCGCGTCTGACCGAGGCGCAGGTCGAGACGCTTCGGCGGTGGATCGAGCAGGGCGCGGCGTACACGGACCACTGGGCGTTTGTGCCGCCGGTTTCGCCGGCGTTGCCGGAAGTGAGTGATGATGATTGGTGCCGCAACGGGATCGACCGTTTTGTGTTGGCACGTTTAGACGGCGAAGGCATGTCGCCCTCGCGTGAAGCGGATAAGCGGCGACTGATCCGGCGGGTGTACCTGGATCTGATCGGCCTGCCGCCGACGCCGGCGCAGGTCGAGGCGTTTGTGAATGACGAATCGCCCGATGCGTACGGGCGCGTTGTGGATGGATTGCTTGCGTCCGGGCATTTTGGCGAGCATTGGGCGCGGCAGTGGCTCGATAAGGCGCGCTACGCAGACAGCAAGGGGTTCGAGGCCGACCGGGCGCGGGTGATGTGGCGGTACCGCGACTGGGTGATCGATGCGTACAACAACGACATGCCGTTCGACGTGTTTACGCGCGAGCAGATCGCGGGGGACTTGCTGGACGACCCGACGCTGGACCAGCTGATCGCGACGGGGTTCCACCGCAACACGAAGGTGAATGACGAGGGCGGGACGGACGATGAGGAGTTTCGCAGCGCGGCGATCATCGACCGGACGAACACGACGATGGAGGTGTGGATGGGGCTCACGGCCGGGTGCGCGCAATGCCATACGCACAAGTACGACCCGCTGTACCACCAGGAATACTACGAGCTCTATGCGTTTTTTAATCAGACGGCGGACGCGGACCGCAATGATGAGCAGCCGAAGATCCCCGCGCCGACGGTTGAGCAGGCGACTCGGATCGCGACGCTGGAGGCGGAGATCGATGCGATGCGCAGCGGGCTCGTTGAGCCCGGCGGGGCGCTCGCGGCAGGTCAGCATGGATGGGAGCGCCAGGCACTCGAGCAGTCCACGCAGTGGCACCCCTTGACCGTCGAGAGCGCTGACTCCGCGGGTGGGGCGACGCTGAGCCGACAGCCCGACGGGTCGGTGCTCGTGACGGGCGAGAACCCCGAGACGGATGTGTACACCGTCCGCGCGTTGACGGACCGCGTGGGGATCACGGCGGTGCGGATCGAGGCGCTCGCGGACGACCGCCTGCCGGGCCCGGGGCCGGGCCGGACGCCGCACGGGAACTTTGTGCTGAGTCAGGTCGAGCTTGCTGCCGAGCCGGTCGGTGAGACGAGCGCGCCGGTGGGGCGGTACGTGCGCGTCGAGCTGGACGGCGAGGAGCGCATCCTCTCGCTGGCGGAGGTCGAGGTGTTCGTCGGCGAGGAGAATGTCGCGGTTGGCGCGAAGGCGACGCAGTCGAGCACGGCCTTTGCGGGGCCGGCGTTCCACGCGGTGGACGGCGATACGGACGGCGACTTCGAGAACATGTCGGTCACGCACACCGCGATCGAAGCGGACCCGTGGTGGGAAGTTGAACTGGACGCGGTGCAGGCGATCGATCGGATCGTGCTGCACAATCGTGTCGGCGCGAACTTGCCACAGCGACTAAGCGGTGCGCGGGTGAGTGTGCTGGATGCCGAGCACCACGTGGTCTGGCAGACCACGATTCCGCAGGCGACCGCCCAGCCGATGTCGCTGGCGACGTCCGGCCCGGTGCGTGTGACGCTGCAGAACCCGTCGGCAACCTTCGAGCAAGACGATTGGCCGATCGCCAAAGCGATCGATGGCGACCTCGGCGCGGCGTCGGGCTGGGCCGTTGGGCCCCGCCAGGGCGAGGACCACGCGGCGGTGTTCGAGGCCTCGGCCGACCTCGGCATGGACGGCGGGACCGCGCTCACGTTCACCCTGCACCAGACGCACGGCACGCAGCACACGCTGGGCCGGTTCCGCATCAGTGTGACCGATGCGCCGCGCCCCGTCCGGCTGATGCCCGCGGAGATCGGGGCGATCCTTGCGACCGCGCGGGACGAGCGCACCGCCGAGCAGGCGCAGAAACTCACGGCGTACTACATCGCCGTCGCCCCCGAGGCGGAGGCGTTTCGTCAAGAGCTCGCGGTGATGGAGCGTGAGCTGCAGCAATTGCGCGGGAGGGTGCCGACCGCGCTGGTGATGCGCGAGTTGGCGGAGGGTCAGCAGCGCACGACGCTGTTGTTCCTGGGCGGGAGTTTCCTGGCCCCCGACACCGAGCGTGGCCCGCTGTCGCCGAGCACGCCCGCGTTTTTGCACGGCTACCCCGAAGGCGCACCCAACAACCGGCTGGGCCTGGCGCAGTGGCTCACTTCGCCGGACAACCCGCTTACCGCGCGGGTGCAGGTCAACCGGGTCTGGGAAGAGTTCTTCGGCACCGGGCTGGTCGAGACGACTAACGACTTCGGCTTCCAGGGCAGCTACCCGTCGCACCCCGATCTGCTCGACTACCTCGCGGTGCAGTACCAGACCGACATGCAGTGGTCGACGAAGCAACTCATCCGCATGATCGTGATGTCGGCAACGTATCGGCAGACCTCGGCGGTGGACGCCGAGCGTTTGGAGCGCGACGCGTACAACCGGCTGCTGTCGCGCGGTCCGCGGATGCGCTTGAACGCCGAGCAGATCCGCGACCAGGCGTTGGCGGTGGCGGGGTTGTTGCATCACGAGATCGGCGGGCCTTCGGTGTTGCCGTATGTGCCCGATGGGCTGCTGCCCCAGGCGTTTGACTCGTTCGTGCAGCAGACCAGCAGCGGGGACACCGCGATCTACCGGCGCGGGCTCTACACCGCCTGGCGGCGCACGGGGCACTACCCGTCGTTCGCGGCGTTCGATGCGCCCGACCGCAGCGTGTGTACGATCAAGCGGTCGCAGACCAACACGCCGCTGCAGGCGCTCGTGACGCTCAACGACCCGGTCTACATCGAGGCGGCGCAGGCACTGGGGCGTCGGCTGATCGAAGAGCAGGGCGGCGACCTCGATGCGCGCTTGCGGCGCGGCTTCAACCTCGCGCTGGCGCGGGATGCGTCGCCCGAGGAGGCCGCGATCCTGCGCAATGTCTACGACGCGGCGCTGGCCGAGTATCAAGACGCCCCCGACGAAGCGATGCAGATGGCGACCGACCCGCGCGGCCCGCTGCCCGATGGCGTAGACCCCGCCGACGCCGCGGCGATGACGGTCGTGTGCAATGTGATTCTGAACCTGGATGAGTTCCTCAATAAACCATGA
- a CDS encoding DUF1501 domain-containing protein, with protein sequence MKKFNPQANLHAAKVESITRRHFLGKATKSFGAAALAGLLTDNGLFGAAHASSMEDAVLAAGTHFAPKAKRIIYLHMAGSPPHHDLLDYKPLLTQRSGEVAPADCYAQRSAFVKPNAKVLGSPFEFEQVGQNGLHVSELLPHFKTIVDDVCVCRSMYTDQFNHAPAQLMLYTGHMLQGRPSMGSWLTYGLGSENNDLPAFTVLVSGGKKPAAGNAAWGSGFLPTVHAGVQCRSEGDPVLYASNPPGMDRTGRERTIDAINQLNAMQAAEFGDPETLTRIEQYELAFRMQVSVPEVMDIAKEDPETLELYGAQPGATSFANNCLLARRLSEAGTRFVQLFDWGWDVHGTNPGDDLENQLVMKCRQSDRPVAALIKDLKRRGLLDETLVIWSGEFGRTVMNEARNGSTYLGRDHHPSCFTIFMAGGGSNAGAVVGATDEWGAHVAEDPVHVHDLQATVLALMGIDHERLTHRFQGRDYRLTDVHGEVKRALMA encoded by the coding sequence ATGAAAAAGTTCAACCCCCAAGCCAACCTCCACGCCGCGAAGGTCGAGTCGATCACCCGTCGTCACTTCCTGGGCAAGGCGACCAAGAGCTTCGGCGCGGCCGCGCTCGCCGGTCTGCTTACGGACAACGGCCTGTTCGGTGCGGCGCACGCGTCGAGTATGGAGGACGCCGTGCTCGCCGCGGGCACACACTTCGCGCCCAAGGCCAAGCGGATCATCTACCTGCACATGGCCGGCTCGCCGCCGCACCACGACCTCTTGGACTACAAGCCGCTCTTGACCCAGCGCTCCGGCGAGGTCGCCCCGGCCGACTGCTACGCGCAGCGCAGCGCGTTCGTGAAGCCCAACGCGAAGGTGCTCGGCTCGCCGTTCGAGTTCGAGCAGGTCGGTCAGAACGGTCTGCACGTCAGCGAGCTGCTGCCGCACTTCAAGACGATCGTGGACGATGTCTGTGTCTGCCGGTCGATGTACACCGATCAGTTTAATCACGCGCCGGCGCAGCTGATGCTCTACACCGGGCACATGCTGCAGGGCCGGCCGTCGATGGGCTCGTGGTTGACCTATGGATTGGGCAGCGAGAACAACGACCTGCCGGCCTTTACGGTTCTCGTGTCGGGTGGGAAGAAACCTGCGGCGGGCAACGCGGCGTGGGGCAGCGGGTTTTTGCCGACGGTGCACGCCGGGGTGCAGTGCCGCAGCGAGGGCGACCCGGTGCTGTATGCGAGCAACCCGCCGGGCATGGACCGCACTGGGCGCGAGCGGACGATCGACGCAATCAACCAGTTGAATGCGATGCAGGCGGCGGAGTTTGGCGACCCCGAGACGCTCACGCGGATCGAGCAGTACGAGCTCGCGTTCCGCATGCAGGTGTCGGTGCCCGAGGTGATGGATATCGCCAAGGAAGACCCCGAGACGTTGGAGCTCTACGGCGCACAGCCGGGCGCGACGTCGTTCGCGAACAACTGCCTGCTCGCGCGTCGCCTGAGCGAGGCGGGCACGCGCTTTGTCCAGCTCTTCGACTGGGGCTGGGATGTACACGGCACGAACCCGGGGGACGACCTCGAGAACCAGCTCGTGATGAAGTGCCGACAGTCCGACCGGCCCGTCGCGGCGCTGATCAAAGACCTCAAGCGTCGTGGCTTGCTGGATGAGACGCTGGTGATCTGGTCGGGCGAGTTCGGGCGGACCGTCATGAACGAGGCGCGCAACGGCAGCACGTACCTGGGGCGTGACCACCACCCGAGCTGTTTCACGATCTTCATGGCCGGGGGCGGGAGTAACGCCGGGGCGGTCGTTGGCGCGACGGACGAGTGGGGGGCGCACGTGGCCGAGGACCCGGTGCATGTCCACGACCTGCAGGCCACGGTGCTCGCGCTGATGGGGATCGACCACGAACGGCTGACGCACCGTTTCCAGGGCCGGGACTACCGGCTGACCGATGTACACGGCGAAGTGAAGCGGGCGTTGATGGCGTGA
- a CDS encoding discoidin domain-containing protein — MKHDAFTATALAALLFACPALAHPGHGTPIAEHDHPAQSRFQQERVVTGWGAQAYASVPGWCQPPEGDHFGATHGSIAVDSEGNLYVALDSGTHGLAVYASDGAFVRMMGEGYVGTHHLVYVEEDGTGYLYGAHLAGKRIYKMTLDGEVLWTVGCPMESDKYNDPNQYNPTAVAVGPDGRIYVVDGYGQNWVHVYDAELNYQQSFGGRGTGDGLFMTCHGIAVDPRGDEPTLMVCDRENRRLQRFTMDGEFVSVTTTGLYRPCAVSFHGEYVAVAELAGRVVILDGNDQPVSVLGDNPVDARRANFGVEPAVWEEAVFNAPHGLTFDNEGNLLIMEWNRWGRVTFMEKVAEVDAPDAPASDKYAAGPETYGRWLSRDAAVTTSSTSEWDTPGSHALLVQANRPEFTPDYAFHTSEEVRPWVRIDLEEEHDVRGVSIWNRSEVAARANGLKLLISSDGENWEPVWEGEELAALSEIDLPVGTRARYIVLLVDRDDATFLHLKHVRVYGE; from the coding sequence ATGAAACATGACGCCTTTACCGCCACCGCCCTCGCCGCTTTGCTCTTCGCCTGCCCCGCGCTCGCGCATCCGGGGCACGGCACGCCGATCGCGGAACACGACCACCCGGCCCAGAGCCGGTTCCAGCAGGAGCGCGTCGTAACCGGCTGGGGCGCACAGGCCTACGCCTCGGTCCCCGGCTGGTGCCAGCCCCCGGAAGGCGACCACTTCGGCGCGACGCACGGCAGCATCGCGGTCGATAGCGAAGGCAACCTCTACGTCGCGCTCGACTCGGGCACGCACGGCCTGGCGGTCTACGCCAGCGACGGCGCGTTCGTCCGCATGATGGGCGAGGGCTACGTCGGCACGCACCACCTGGTCTACGTCGAAGAGGACGGCACGGGCTACCTCTACGGCGCGCACCTCGCGGGCAAGCGCATCTACAAGATGACGCTCGACGGTGAAGTGCTCTGGACCGTCGGGTGCCCGATGGAGTCTGACAAGTACAACGACCCGAACCAGTACAACCCCACGGCCGTCGCGGTCGGGCCCGATGGACGCATCTACGTTGTCGATGGCTACGGCCAGAACTGGGTCCACGTCTACGACGCCGAGCTGAACTACCAGCAGTCGTTCGGCGGGCGGGGTACCGGCGACGGGCTATTCATGACGTGCCACGGCATCGCGGTCGACCCGCGCGGCGACGAGCCGACGCTGATGGTCTGCGACCGCGAGAACCGGCGCTTGCAGCGGTTTACGATGGATGGCGAGTTCGTGTCGGTCACGACGACCGGGCTCTATCGCCCCTGCGCGGTGTCGTTCCACGGCGAGTACGTCGCGGTCGCCGAGCTCGCGGGGCGGGTGGTGATCCTGGATGGCAACGACCAGCCGGTGAGCGTGCTGGGCGACAACCCGGTCGATGCGCGGCGGGCGAATTTCGGCGTCGAGCCCGCAGTGTGGGAGGAGGCGGTGTTCAATGCGCCGCACGGGCTGACGTTTGATAACGAAGGCAACCTGCTGATTATGGAGTGGAACCGTTGGGGCCGGGTGACATTTATGGAGAAGGTCGCGGAGGTCGACGCGCCCGACGCGCCTGCGTCCGACAAGTACGCCGCCGGCCCGGAGACGTATGGCCGGTGGCTTAGCCGAGACGCGGCAGTCACCACCAGCTCGACCTCGGAGTGGGACACGCCCGGCAGCCATGCGCTGTTGGTGCAGGCGAACCGGCCCGAGTTTACGCCGGATTACGCGTTCCACACCAGCGAGGAGGTCCGGCCTTGGGTGCGGATCGACTTGGAAGAGGAGCACGATGTGCGCGGCGTCAGCATCTGGAACCGCAGCGAAGTCGCCGCCCGTGCCAATGGCTTGAAGCTGCTGATCTCCAGCGACGGCGAGAACTGGGAGCCCGTGTGGGAGGGCGAAGAGTTAGCCGCGCTGTCGGAGATCGACCTGCCCGTCGGCACGCGCGCCCGGTACATCGTCCTGCTCGTCGATCGCGACGACGCGACGTTCCTGCACCTCAAGCACGTGCGCGTGTACGGGGAGTAG
- a CDS encoding DUF1592 domain-containing protein encodes MPDPSTHPSLQDTPSGRPRWLLPAALGGVFVVAVGGLAVLGASPGGADAQGRTVVIDATVKGADANVSQIINRTPAARLQDGRDPQAVELERRLNADVAPLLEQYCYECHGNGERKGRVSLDGATNITDVLEIADDWAAARDMLNDRLMPPEDAPQPTAHQILTINQWIDDALDYYPPDAEPDPGWYTIHRLNKNEYRNTLRDLLGIDPDDVDIAEHLPPDDTGYGFDNNADVLSMSPLQVEQYLDAAEHAIELSIGSPIVVNEEPVRIRRLTMEGGGNPLDRGGFHLYSRGTVTGRHAFPADGEYVIHLEAWGDQAGDEPAKAEVRVDGRRVEVIDVPATSRRPGTYEVEIEVDEGEHRIDVIFVNDYYVEGRADRNLAVSWIGIAGPVNVSTERSAAYRDVFFVTPNVTDGGERIEGAPGRQRLPERAAARQVIEKFATRAFRRPVSREELAALQRLYEESRSFGDNYEDAVKLTLTAALVSPNFLYRPVEHPTPNDASAIYTLSDYELASRLSFFLWSSMPDDRLLDLAERGLLGEDRTLREEVRRMLADPRSDALVENFAGQWLLLRNLDTLEIDRERYASYDDTLRAAMRTEAELFFADVLRSDRPIRDFIQSGDTFLNQALAEHYGIDGVRGDRFRRVELPAGSPRGGILTMGAVLTVTSNPTRTSPVKRGLYVLEQVLGTPPPPPPPDVPPLEQTAEALAEGATLREQLAAHLADPNCAVCHVRMDPIGLSMENFDATGAWRERDGDLAIDAAGELPGGIVFDGSTELKAILLDEQALFVENLTKKMLTYAMGRGVEPFDRPMVHGVVQHVRANDDKLSAMIEAIVLSDSFRTCRGRAVRDD; translated from the coding sequence ATGCCCGACCCATCCACCCACCCGAGTCTGCAGGACACCCCGTCGGGTCGGCCGCGCTGGCTGCTGCCCGCGGCGCTGGGCGGTGTGTTTGTCGTCGCGGTGGGAGGGCTGGCCGTGCTCGGGGCCTCGCCCGGCGGCGCGGATGCCCAGGGCCGGACCGTCGTGATCGACGCGACCGTCAAGGGCGCCGACGCCAACGTCTCGCAGATCATCAACCGCACCCCCGCCGCGCGGCTGCAAGACGGCCGCGACCCGCAGGCCGTCGAGCTCGAACGCCGTCTGAACGCAGATGTCGCGCCGCTGCTCGAACAGTACTGCTACGAATGCCACGGCAACGGCGAACGCAAGGGCCGGGTCTCGCTCGACGGCGCAACAAACATCACCGACGTGCTTGAGATCGCCGACGACTGGGCCGCCGCCCGCGACATGCTCAACGACCGGCTGATGCCGCCCGAGGATGCGCCCCAGCCCACCGCGCACCAGATCCTGACGATCAACCAGTGGATCGACGACGCGCTCGACTACTACCCGCCCGACGCCGAGCCCGACCCCGGGTGGTACACGATCCACCGCCTGAACAAGAACGAATACCGCAATACGCTGCGCGACCTGCTCGGGATCGACCCCGACGATGTCGATATCGCCGAGCACCTGCCGCCGGACGACACGGGCTACGGCTTCGACAACAACGCGGATGTTTTGTCGATGTCGCCTTTGCAGGTCGAGCAGTACCTCGACGCGGCCGAGCACGCGATCGAGCTGTCCATCGGCAGCCCGATTGTCGTGAACGAAGAACCTGTGCGCATCCGCCGGCTGACGATGGAGGGCGGGGGCAACCCGCTCGACCGTGGCGGGTTCCACCTGTACTCGCGAGGCACGGTGACGGGCCGGCACGCGTTCCCCGCGGATGGCGAATACGTGATCCATCTGGAGGCCTGGGGCGACCAGGCCGGCGACGAGCCTGCGAAGGCGGAGGTGCGGGTCGACGGCCGGCGGGTCGAGGTTATTGATGTCCCCGCGACGTCGCGTCGGCCCGGGACGTACGAAGTCGAGATCGAGGTCGATGAGGGCGAGCACCGCATCGACGTGATCTTTGTGAACGACTACTACGTAGAGGGCCGTGCCGACCGCAACCTCGCGGTGTCGTGGATCGGCATCGCGGGCCCGGTGAACGTCAGCACCGAGCGGTCGGCGGCGTACCGCGATGTGTTTTTCGTAACGCCGAACGTGACCGACGGCGGCGAACGGATCGAGGGCGCGCCGGGCCGGCAGCGCCTGCCCGAGCGTGCGGCCGCGCGGCAGGTGATCGAGAAGTTCGCGACCCGCGCGTTTCGCCGACCTGTCAGCCGGGAGGAACTCGCGGCGCTCCAGCGTCTTTATGAAGAGTCGCGTTCGTTCGGCGACAACTACGAAGACGCCGTGAAACTCACGCTGACCGCGGCGCTCGTCTCGCCCAATTTCCTGTACCGTCCGGTCGAACACCCGACGCCCAACGACGCCAGCGCGATCTACACGCTCAGCGACTACGAGCTCGCCAGCCGGCTGTCGTTTTTCCTCTGGTCGAGTATGCCCGACGACCGGCTGCTCGATTTGGCCGAGCGCGGCCTGCTGGGCGAAGACCGCACGCTGCGTGAAGAAGTCCGGCGGATGCTCGCCGACCCGCGCAGCGATGCACTGGTCGAAAACTTCGCCGGGCAGTGGCTGCTCTTACGCAACCTCGACACACTCGAGATCGATCGTGAGCGGTACGCAAGTTACGACGACACCTTGCGCGCCGCGATGCGGACCGAGGCCGAGCTGTTCTTCGCGGACGTGCTGCGCAGCGATCGGCCGATCCGGGACTTCATCCAGAGCGGCGACACGTTCCTGAACCAGGCCCTGGCCGAGCACTACGGGATTGACGGCGTGCGGGGCGACCGTTTCCGCCGGGTCGAGCTGCCCGCAGGTTCACCGCGCGGCGGAATCTTGACGATGGGCGCGGTGTTGACGGTGACGAGTAATCCGACGCGCACCAGCCCGGTGAAGCGTGGGCTCTACGTGCTTGAGCAGGTGCTGGGCACACCGCCCCCGCCCCCCCCGCCGGACGTCCCGCCGCTGGAGCAGACGGCCGAGGCGCTGGCCGAGGGCGCGACGCTGCGCGAGCAGCTCGCCGCGCACCTGGCGGACCCGAACTGTGCGGTGTGTCATGTGCGGATGGACCCGATCGGGCTGTCGATGGAAAACTTCGACGCGACCGGCGCGTGGCGCGAGCGCGACGGGGACCTGGCGATCGATGCGGCCGGCGAGCTGCCCGGGGGGATCGTTTTCGACGGATCGACCGAGCTTAAGGCGATTTTACTGGACGAACAGGCCCTTTTCGTCGAGAATCTAACGAAGAAGATGCTGACGTACGCGATGGGCCGGGGCGTCGAGCCGTTCGATCGGCCGATGGTCCACGGCGTGGTCCAGCACGTCCGCGCAAACGACGACAAGCTCTCGGCGATGATCGAGGCGATTGTGTTGAGTGACAGCTTCCGGACCTGCCGCGGCAGGGCGGTGCGTGATGACTAG